The following proteins come from a genomic window of Gossypium raimondii isolate GPD5lz chromosome 5, ASM2569854v1, whole genome shotgun sequence:
- the LOC105769705 gene encoding histone-lysine N-methyltransferase ASHH2 — protein sequence MCLCESTALVNEPLSVVASAEQHSCSESMENLVPEPRDCIISDSSGDSTGNRYDDTVVYLEENRGESNGDSADYSYENHCENVDCSGLKELLGARIDDHVACLNVSPGKIDVHNSENDQLCLENRLFSGKYVPTAINGSSGLSQDEYSACLSSGTEIDTEIYNRIQSVKDSNLTLESIAIAGCRSGCAQQNGQNDNNIVRGPLLDGKNCASSMIKSVTSSEISAICCAQTLSSLQGSGDSVSSCDWLNQKDDMSSRDLSLESFNKAVEAKSIGDTYSKLLASKCCVSSFETLHRAESLCTKQNAQIDNKNFIVLSGDSVAKVSEERTDIAAGAKVETSSEIMNAGDSFELSENSLCDKLVPLSCHPFDIVENGLSGRLDPPDCLTNGAYAALNSSSSIDFCGQRQNEGKVVVKADCVSEIKHHPTESSSSRRGGRKGKSSQKTNAKTRNCRNKLQQPPESIELHFRASRRKRSCSSRPGRSSIQGLFSNITQFLEPCDDPEFNEVQNQKPSNGRDGQGSRKSCKDQSGQSIKGSGGLSKSSTSCLRFRIKVGKGVGPSNLNSVVAEVVNLPVSVDTSFSIYGKGTGLQFPKLANVAEDKVGELGIERQFLNKEDQEKVKTCLDASFMDLKLTNNVSGSAEYLKKYAEDALGDYLVSKPNALAESSGRAIDNKYSGFGTSPDSVVINSIPDAQVGLIHQEELHDPVLNNSGFLASPGGVKSSMVSKKGKKDNHRSPRTVCLRKAKSSNNCRGRTKTRDNEFISNKAISSSAGANSSRGNGLGVSEEAMKMDINMDAKACCSHHVPETKKFKNLSSTKYTLNQLSKSSKSQGVRKERSKVSDSAGSRKGNACKQWGDELKSVSKIKVKEKGSNQEIVTRGGKHPLTGNHISDDFENSDAGNSSASAYMTNIDSVSDVIKQHRQPDNAWVCCDDCHKWRRIPVILLNSIDEACRWICGDNMDKTFADCSIPQEKSNADINAELGVSDAEEDGCDGLNYKEFDKGFNNNRVTVPPPSHFWRIDSNKFLHRGCKTQTIDEIMICHCKRPPDGNLGCGDECLNRMLNIECVQDTCPCGELCSNQQFQKRKYAKMMWDRFGRKGFGLRMLESISAGQFLIEYVGEVLDMQAYEARQKEYASRGQRHFYFMTLNGSEVIDAYVKGNLGRFINHSCDPNCRTEKWMVNGEICIGLFALRDIKKGEEITFDYNYVRVFGAAAKKCHCGSSHCRGYIGGDSLSEGVIVYDDSDVESPEPMMLEDGETWNGYANVISRSSPFVGAEMQPVERVITDGVRKLEKMPEAEGSVYHSASASSKLDISAEIEDLQGNFQLPIEPEEVSPLTAPYEPVQQDDTIQQKAMKKTSRLIHILDTFLNMSDNKLPSVFIDANKESKFNTAEDKRVPPKSHPLMKASCLSSSHKKGKLSSNSLNGTKVRMISDKSQVPSFKLKKFSETSSSCRFEAVEEKLNELLDSEGGITKRKDASKGYLKLLLLTATSGDSCNGEAIQSTRELSMILDALLKTKSRLVLTDIIDKNGLQMLHNIMKKYRRDFNKIPVLRKLLKVLEYLARRKILTVERINGGPPCAGRESFLESILSFTEHYDKTVHEIARNFRDTWIPKPLRKHSYRDKVERRMEFCRYLDCNRVSASHNHSREQAIRSTEAITVVEKTTLDTSHEICSSSPTGVCQTNGTKIRKRKSRWDQPAETEKIDSRSPKKHEYSQLTILGKPTSNHMNKLSRWDKECHDILCKGEAVNVVNGKHRFQGDAPPGFSSPCSASLVSSTAALTATSFPQPKTCQLKCPEMTIAHPQTRLISRLPVSYGIPLPIVQRFGAPKDESVESWVIAPGMPFHPYPPLPPSPCPHGRKDTPPVCAANSIGNNEDAKDEQQDCCRPATSYPDNSIRSTAHCNEPNSEIPCANIQRTSKRTRESSNDLGKYFRQQKRKGPLWHKSESTGSKHNNIGGTSFLDVGNVKNDVRNS from the exons ATGTGTTTGTGCGAGAGTACGGCATTGGTTAACGAACCTTTGAGTGTAGTTGCTTCTGCAGAGCAACATTCATGCTCCGAGTCAATGGAAAACCTTGTTCCTGAGCCACGGGATTGCATTATCAGTGATTCTAGTGGGGATTCTACTGGAAATAGGTATGATGATACTGTGGTTTATTTGGAAGAAAACCGGGGTGAAAGCAATGGTGACAGTGCAGACTATTCATATGAAAATCATTGTGAAAATGTAGATTGTTCTGGTTTAAAGGAATTGTTGGGTGCTAGGATTGACGATCACGTGGCTTGTTTGAATGTAAGTCCAGGTAAAATTGATGTTCATAATTCAGAAAATGATCAGTTGTGCTTGGAAAACAGATTATTTTCAGGTAAATATGTTCCAACTGCCATTAATGGATCCTCAGGCTTGTCTCAGGATGAATATTCTGCTTGTTTGAGCAGTGGTACAGAGATTGATACTGAAATTTACAACAGAATTCAATCTGTTAAGGATAGTAACTTGACTTTGGAATCAATAGCCATTGCCGGTTGCAGGAGTGGCTGTGCCCAACAAAATGGCCAGAATGATAACAACATTGTCAGAGGTCCTCTTCTTGATGGGAAAAATTGTGCTTCATCCATGATAAAATCTGTTACGAGCAGTGAGATATCAGCTATATGTTGTGCCCAGACACTTTCCAGTTTACAAGGGTCAGGTGATTCAGTAAGTAGTTGTGACTGGCTGAACCAGAAAGATGATATGAGTAGCAGAGATCTCTCATTGGAAAGTTTTAATAAAGCTGTAGAAGCTAAAAGTATTGGTGATACATATAGTAAGTTATTGGCTTCAAAGTGTTGTGTAAGTTCATTTGAGACATTACATAGGGCTGAATCATTGTGCACAAAGCAGAATGCACAAATTGACAATAAGAATTTTATCGTTCTATCAGGAGATAGTGTTGCAAAGGTTTCCGAGGAGAGGACTGACATTGCTGCAGGTGCAAAAGTTGAGACTTCAAGTGAAATAATGAATGCAGGGGATTCTTTTGAGCTCAGTGAAAACTCTCTTTGTGATAAACTAGTTCCTTTGTCTTGTCATCCATTTGATATTGTTGAAAATGGTTTGTCTGGAAGGTTGGATCCACCTGATTGTCTGACAAATGGTGCTTATGCTGCACTTAATTCTAGCAGTTCAATTGACTTTTGTGGACAAAGGCAAAATGAAGGGAAGGTTGTTGTCAAGGCTGATTGTGTTTCAGAAATTAAACATCATCCTACAGAATCTTCCTCTTCTAGAAGGGGCGGCCGAAAAGGTAAGTCTAGTCAAAAGACTAATGCAAAAACTAGGAACTGCAGGAACAAGCTGCAACAGCCACCTGAAAGTATTGAACTTCATTTTAGAGCTTCAAGAAGGAAGAGAAGCTGTTCATCCAGACCTGGTCGTTCTTCCATCCAGGGGTTGTTCAGTAATATTACACAATTTCTTGAGCCATGTGATGACCCTGAGTTTAATGAAGTGCAGAATCAAAAACCATCCAATGGTAGGGATGGCCAAGGAAGCAGGAAAAGTTGCAAAGATCAGTCTGGTCAAAGCATAAAAGGGTCAGGTGGGCTAAGTAAATCTTCAACCAGTTGCTTGCGCTTTAGGATTAAAGTGGGCAAGGGAGTTGGACCAAGTAATCTGAATAGTGTGGTTGCAGAAGTTGTTAATCTGCCGGTTTCTGTTGACActtcttttagtatttatggaAAGGGAACAGGTCTACAATTTCCAAAATTAGCCAATGTTGCTGAAGATAAAGTAGGGGAACTGGGTATTGAAAGGCAGTTTCTGAACAAGGAGGACCAAGAAAAGGTGAAAACATGCTTAGATGCTtcttttatggatttaaaaCTAACAAACAATGTTTCAGGAAGTGCTGAATATCTTAAAAAGTATGCTGAAGATGCTTTAGGTGATTACCTTGTCAGTAAGCCAAATGCACTGGCTGAATCATCTGGAAGAGCAATAGATAACAAGTATTCAGGTTTTGGAACTTCACCAGATTCCGTAGTAATCAATTCAATTCCTGACGCCCAAGTTGGCTTAATACATCAAGAAGAGTTGCATGACCCTGTTCTGAATAATTCTGGTTTTCTTGCTTCTCCTGGAGGTGTTAAGAGTAGTATGGTTAGCAAGAAGGGAAAGAAGGATAATCATAGATCTCCTCGTACAGTCTGCTTAAGGAAAGCTAAGTCATCCAATAATTGCAGAGGTAGAACAAAAACAAGAGATAATGAATTTATCTCTAACAAGGCTATTAGTTCTTCCGCTGGTGCAAATTCTTCTAGAGGAAATGGGCTCGGAGTTTCTGAAGAGGCCATGAAAATGGATATTAATATGGATGCTAAAGCATGTTGTAGTCATCATGTTCCCGAaacaaagaaatttaagaatttgtCTTCCACTAAATACACACTGAATCAACTTTCCAAAAGTTCAAAATCTCAGGGAGTGAGAAAGGAAAGGTCCAAAGTTTCTGATTCAGCAGGTAGCAGGAAAGGAAATGCTTGTAAGCAGTGGGGAGATGAGTTGAAGTCTGTCAGTAAGATCAAAGTAAAGGAGAAAGGCTCTAATCAAGAGATTGTAACCAGAGGAGGAAAGCATCCACTAACAG GAAATCACATTTCAGATGATTTTGAGAACTCAGATGCTGGCAACAGCAGTGCATCTGCTTACATGACTAATATTGACTCGGTATCAGATGTCATCAAGCAGCACAGACAGCCTGATAATGCTTGGGTGTGTTGTGATGATTGTCATAAATGGCGGAGAATACCAGTTATACTTCTAAATTCAATTGATGAGGCATGCCGTTG GATCTGTGGGGACAACATGGATAAAACATTTGCTGATTGCTCAATCCCTCAAGAGAAATCCAATGCAGATATTAATGCGGAGTTGGGTGTATCAGATGCTGAGGAAGATGGTTGTGATGGTTTAAACTATAAGGAATTCGACAAGGGATTCAATAATAACCGTGTGACAG TGCCACCACCATCACATTTTTGGCGTATTGATAGTAACAAATTTTTGCACCGTGGCTGTAAAACTCAAACCATTGATGAG ATAATGATTTGCCATTGCAAACGACCTCCTGATGGTAACCTTGGTTGCGGGGATGAATGTCTAAATCGAATGCTGAACATTGAATGTGTTCAGGACACCTGTCCCTGCGGGGAGCTTTGCTCAAATCAACAG TTCCAGAAGCGAAAATATGCAAAGATGATGTGGGACAGATTTGGTAGGAAAGGTTTTGGTCTGAGGATGCTTGAGAGTATTTCTGCTGGCCAGTTTCTTATTGAATACGTTGGAGAG GTGCTTGATATGCAAGCTTATGAGGCTCGACAAAAGGAGTATGCTTCTAGGGGTCAGAGGCACTTCTatttcatgacattgaatggcaGTGAG GTAATAGATGCATATGTCAAAGGGAATTTGGGGCGCTTCATTAACCACAGTTGTGATCCAAATTGCCGGACTGAAAAG TGGATGGTTAATGGAGAAATTTGTATTGGACTATTTGCATTGAGAGATATAAAGAAG GGTGAAGAGATTACATTTGACTACAATTATGTGAGGGTATTTGGAGCTGCTGCCAAAAAATGTCATTGTGGTTCATCTCATTGTCGGGGTTATATAGGTGGTGATTCACTTAGTGAGGGAGTAATTGTTTATGATGATTCTGATGTAGAATCTCCTGAACCTATGATGCTTGAAGATGGTGAAACCTGGAATGGTTATGCTAATGTTATTTCTAGATCTAGTCCCTTCGTTGGTGCAGAAATGCAACCTGTGGAGAGAGTAATAACTGATGGTGTGAGAAAATTGGAGAAAATGCCAGAAGCTGAGGGCTCGGTTTACCATTCTGCTTCTGCTTCTTCTAAATTAGACATTTCAGCTGAAATAGAAGATTTGCAGGGAAATTTCCAGTTACCCATTGAACCTGAAGAAGTTTCCCCTTTGACAGCTCCCTATGAACCTGTTCAGCAAGATGATACCATTCAACAGAAGGCTATGAAGAAAACCTCACGTTTGATTCATATATTAGATACCTTTCTAAATATGTCAGACAACAAATTACCTTCTGTTTTTATTGATGCTAATAAGGAGTCAAAGTTTAACACAGCTGAAGACAAACGGGTTCCTCCAAAATCACACCCTCTGATGAAGGCATCATGTTTATCTAGCTCCCATAAGAAGGGGAAACTTAGTAGTAATTCTCTGAATGGAACTAAGGTTCGGATGATATCTGACAAATCTCAAGTGCCTTCTTTCAAGCTCAAAAAATTCTCGGAAACTTCTAGTTCTTGCCGTTTTGAAGCAG TGGAGGAGAAACTTAATGAATTGCTGGATTCTGAGGGGGGAATAACAAAACGAAAG GATGCTTCTAAAGGTTACTTGAAGCTTCTGCTTCTCACAGCAACTTCTGGGGATAGCTGCAATGGTGAAGCAATTCAGAG CACTCGTGAGCTTTCGATGATTCTTGATGCCCTTTTAAAAACCAAATCACGGTTGGTGCTGACCGATATAATTGACAAGAATG GTTTGCAGATGCTGCACAACATAATGAAGAAATACCGAAGGGACTTTAATAAGATTCCGGTTCTTCGGAAGCTTTTGAAG GTTTTAGAATACTTAGCAAGGAGGAAGATACTTACGGTAGAACGTATTAATGGAGGTCCTCCCTGTGCTGGAAGGGAGAG CTTTTTAGAGTCAATACTGTCATTCACAGAGCACTATGACAAAACG GTCCATGAAATAGCTCGAAATTTTCGAGATACATGGATTCCAAAACCCTTGAGAAAACATAGCTACAGGGACAAGGTTGAGAGAAGGATGGAGTTTTGCAGGTACTTGGACTGTAACAGGGTTTCAGCCTCACACAATCATTCGCGGGAGCAGGCCATAAGATCTACTGAAGCAATTACCGTTGTTGAAAAAACTACACTGGATACTTCCCATGAGATTTGTTCCTCATCTCCCACAGGCGTTTGCCAAACCAATGGCACCAAAATTCGCAAGCGTAAAAGCCGCTGGGATCAGCCGGCAGAAACAGAGAAAATTGATTCACGGTCACCAAAGAAACATGAATATAGCCAATTAACCATTTTGGGTAAACCGACATCAAATCACATGAACAAGTTGAGTAGATGGGATAAAGAATGTCATGACATCCTATGCAAAGGTGAAGCCGTTAATGTAGTCAATGGAAAGCACAGGTTTCAGGGGGATGCTCCACCAGGGTTCTCATCTCCTTGCAGTGCATCTTTGGTTTCATCGACTGCTGCATTAACTGCCACTAGTTTTCCTCAACCAAAAACTTGTCAGTTGAAGTGTCCGGAAATGACCATCGCTCATCCACAGACGAGATTAATTTCCCGTTTGCCGGTCTCATATGGAATTCCATTACCCATTGTGCAGCGGTTCGGAGCACCAAAGGATGAAAGTGTAGAGAGTTGGGTAATTGCCCCTGGCATGCCATTCCACCCTTACCCACCTTTACCTCCATCTCCATGTCCCCATGGTAGGAAAGACACTCCACCTGTTTGTGCTGCTAACTCCATTGGAAATAATGAAGATGCAAAAGATGAGCAGCAGGACTGCTGTCGGCCTGCCACAAGTTATCCTGACAATAGCATTCGTAGCACAGCCCATTGCAACGAACCAAATTCTGAAATTCCATGTGCAAACATCCAACGTACATCGAAAAGAACTAGGGAATCCTCCAATGATTTAGGTAAGTACTTCAGACAGCAGAAACGAAAAGGGCCTCTGTGGCATAAATCCGAGTCCACTGGAAGCAAGCATAATAACATTGGTGGGACTAGCTTTCTAGATGTAGGGAATGTAAAAAATGATGTGAGAAATTCTTGA